A part of Streptantibioticus cattleyicolor NRRL 8057 = DSM 46488 genomic DNA contains:
- a CDS encoding squalene/phytoene synthase family protein produces MSTRDLDAAGLTEPHLRAAYAGAARYLSRRNSAAYPVTRCLLPPGKRPYWDAILAFSTYVDDLVDDPGAAPECRVARYEGYERAFFRLLDGDDPWDGDGDGVPRQRDGSGVAAAEDGRHFARAFAHFVRTWDIPADSVRQFMATIRTDLWVTEYPTFRDLERYIHGVCAQGSLWGNALLEPRGEEAAGKSAAVSFGLQLTDYLRDLHEDLTVGRLYVPLEDLERFGLERGELQAAAEERRMTEPLRDLVRFQVERARAFFDDAADWWRLVDPASCELPRQYVRLGRNSLEQIARADHDIFRGRPPHHLANTVWAAGGLYWGYLRTTGRRCARRVTGCSSGGC; encoded by the coding sequence GTGAGCACACGCGATCTGGACGCCGCCGGCCTGACCGAGCCGCATCTGCGCGCCGCGTACGCCGGCGCGGCCCGGTACCTGAGCCGGCGCAACTCGGCCGCGTACCCCGTGACGCGCTGCCTGCTCCCGCCCGGCAAACGCCCGTACTGGGACGCCATCCTGGCGTTCTCCACCTACGTCGACGACCTGGTCGACGACCCCGGGGCCGCGCCCGAGTGCCGGGTCGCCCGCTACGAGGGGTACGAGCGCGCGTTCTTCCGGCTGCTGGACGGGGACGACCCGTGGGACGGCGACGGTGACGGGGTGCCCCGGCAGCGTGACGGTTCCGGGGTTGCGGCGGCCGAGGACGGGCGGCACTTCGCCCGCGCCTTCGCCCATTTCGTGCGGACCTGGGACATCCCGGCCGACTCCGTACGGCAGTTCATGGCCACCATCCGCACCGATCTGTGGGTCACCGAGTACCCGACCTTCCGGGACCTGGAGCGCTACATCCACGGGGTGTGCGCGCAGGGGTCGCTGTGGGGGAACGCGTTGCTGGAGCCGCGCGGGGAGGAGGCGGCGGGGAAGTCGGCGGCCGTGAGCTTCGGGTTGCAGCTCACCGACTACCTGCGTGACCTGCACGAAGACCTGACGGTGGGCCGGTTGTACGTGCCGTTGGAGGACCTGGAGCGGTTCGGGCTGGAACGCGGGGAGCTCCAGGCGGCGGCGGAGGAACGGCGGATGACGGAGCCGTTGCGGGACCTCGTACGGTTCCAGGTGGAGCGGGCCCGGGCGTTCTTCGACGACGCGGCCGACTGGTGGCGGCTGGTGGACCCGGCGTCGTGCGAACTGCCGCGGCAGTACGTGCGGTTGGGCCGCAACTCGCTGGAGCAGATCGCCCGCGCCGACCACGACATCTTCCGGGGCCGCCCGCCGCACCACCTGGCCAACACGGTGTGGGCGGCGGGCGGGCTGTACTGGGGGTATCTGCGCACCACCGGGCGGCGGTGCGCGCGCCGGGTCACCGGGTGTAGCTCGGGCGGTTGTTGA
- a CDS encoding flavin-dependent oxidoreductase: MTVLIAGAGIGGLTAALSLHAAGVDATVVESAREIRPLGVGINLLPHAVRELTELGLGPALATTGVATTEIVYADHHGTVAFREPRGVARGYRWPQYSIHRGELQLLLLAAVRDRLGPHAVRTGTRLTGFTPAGDTVRVQLQDRATGTVTPTDATALIGADGIHSAVRARLHPDDGPLLWSGVRMWRGTTRAAPFLTGRSMAIVRDGTAELVAYPIGRDRINWVCQVRVADPGPVDGAAAWNRAGDLADVLPYYAHWSLDWLDVPTMLAGATEILEYPMVDRDPLPSWGEGRVTLLGDAAHPMYPVGANGGSQAIVDARVLAFELAAADDIPAGLARYEEARRAATADVVHANRTMQRSHGWGPRELARITDAYRSATGSDVERLNNRPSYTR, from the coding sequence ATGACGGTCCTCATCGCCGGAGCCGGGATCGGCGGCCTCACCGCCGCCCTGAGCCTGCACGCCGCGGGCGTCGACGCCACCGTGGTGGAGAGCGCCCGGGAGATCCGCCCGCTCGGGGTCGGCATCAACCTCCTGCCGCACGCGGTACGCGAACTGACCGAACTCGGCCTCGGCCCCGCCCTCGCCACGACCGGCGTGGCCACCACCGAGATCGTCTACGCCGACCACCACGGCACCGTCGCCTTCCGCGAACCCCGCGGCGTCGCCCGCGGCTACCGCTGGCCGCAATACTCCATCCACCGCGGCGAGTTGCAACTGCTCCTCCTCGCCGCCGTCCGCGACCGGCTCGGCCCGCACGCCGTCCGCACCGGCACCCGCCTGACCGGCTTCACCCCGGCCGGCGACACCGTCCGCGTCCAGCTCCAGGACCGGGCCACCGGCACCGTCACACCCACCGACGCCACCGCCCTGATCGGCGCCGACGGCATCCACTCGGCGGTACGCGCCCGGCTCCACCCCGACGACGGCCCGCTACTGTGGTCGGGGGTGCGGATGTGGCGCGGCACCACCCGGGCCGCCCCCTTCCTCACCGGCCGCTCGATGGCCATCGTGCGCGACGGCACCGCCGAACTCGTCGCCTACCCCATCGGCCGCGACCGCATCAACTGGGTCTGCCAGGTACGGGTCGCCGACCCCGGACCGGTGGACGGAGCCGCCGCCTGGAACCGCGCCGGAGACCTGGCGGACGTCCTGCCGTACTACGCCCACTGGTCGCTCGACTGGCTCGACGTGCCCACCATGCTCGCCGGCGCCACCGAGATCCTGGAATACCCCATGGTCGACCGCGACCCACTGCCCTCCTGGGGCGAGGGCCGGGTGACACTGCTCGGCGACGCCGCCCACCCCATGTACCCGGTGGGCGCCAACGGCGGCTCCCAGGCGATCGTCGACGCCCGCGTCCTCGCCTTCGAACTGGCCGCCGCCGACGACATACCGGCCGGCCTCGCCCGCTACGAGGAGGCCCGTCGCGCCGCCACCGCCGACGTGGTGCACGCCAACCGCACCATGCAGCGTTCGCACGGCTGGGGCCCGAGGGAACTGGCCCGCATCACCGACGCCTACCGGAGCGCCACCGGCAGCGATGTCGAACGGCTCAACAACCGCCCGAGCTACACCCGGTGA
- a CDS encoding YybH family protein, with translation MTTQTSTQTTTHREPARTPEDLARLFVERANARDAEGLAELYAPDAVLAYPPGSATVGREAIRAVCERMLEHTTLPFQIEEPLPTVCYGDLALTSTRPADGTGGRVQVARRQPDGTWLRIMDRPEVRG, from the coding sequence ATGACCACGCAGACGTCCACGCAGACGACCACGCACCGTGAACCCGCCCGCACCCCCGAAGACCTGGCCCGGCTCTTCGTCGAGCGGGCCAACGCCCGGGACGCCGAGGGGCTGGCCGAGCTGTACGCTCCCGACGCCGTGCTCGCCTACCCGCCGGGTTCGGCCACCGTCGGCCGCGAGGCGATCCGCGCCGTGTGCGAACGGATGCTGGAGCACACCACGCTCCCCTTCCAGATCGAGGAGCCGCTGCCCACCGTGTGCTACGGCGACCTGGCGCTGACCTCCACCCGTCCCGCCGACGGCACCGGCGGCCGGGTCCAGGTCGCCCGCCGCCAGCCGGACGGCACCTGGCTGCGGATCATGGACCGTCCCGAAGTGCGGGGCTGA
- a CDS encoding LysR family transcriptional regulator: MELRQLEYFVTVAEERNFTRAAEKLHVAQPGVSAQIRRLERELGQELLDRSGRAVRLTEVGAAVLPYARAALAAVDGARLAVDELTGLLRGHVAVGTVTSHSVDLPGLLADFHDDHPGVEITLGEGASDDLLEGVRSGRLDAAVVSVGRTTPPGVELLVLTDQPIVAAVSHDHELAVHRSISLDTLRGRPLISLPRGTGLRSRLDEACAAAGFTPRIAFEAGVPEVLAQLAARGLGAAILPGAFAEARSDVLRVLPITRPSLRGRLAFAWRAEGPVSPAARVLVARARKMLGGA, from the coding sequence ATGGAACTGCGCCAGCTCGAATACTTCGTGACGGTCGCCGAGGAGCGGAACTTCACCCGGGCCGCGGAGAAGCTGCACGTCGCCCAGCCCGGGGTGAGCGCGCAGATCCGCAGGCTGGAACGGGAGTTGGGGCAGGAGTTGCTGGACCGCTCGGGGCGTGCGGTGCGGCTCACCGAGGTCGGGGCGGCCGTCCTGCCGTACGCGCGGGCGGCGCTGGCCGCGGTGGACGGCGCCCGGCTCGCCGTGGACGAGCTGACCGGCCTGCTGCGCGGCCACGTCGCCGTGGGCACCGTCACCTCGCACAGCGTCGATCTGCCGGGGTTGCTCGCCGACTTCCACGACGACCACCCCGGGGTGGAGATCACCTTGGGGGAGGGGGCCAGCGACGACCTCCTGGAGGGGGTGCGTTCCGGACGGCTGGACGCGGCCGTGGTCAGCGTCGGCCGCACCACCCCGCCCGGCGTCGAGCTGCTCGTCCTCACCGACCAGCCGATCGTCGCCGCCGTCAGCCACGACCACGAGCTGGCGGTGCACCGGTCCATCTCGCTGGACACGCTGCGCGGCCGTCCGCTGATCAGCCTGCCGCGCGGCACCGGGCTGCGCTCGCGGCTGGACGAGGCGTGCGCCGCCGCCGGGTTCACCCCGCGCATCGCGTTCGAGGCCGGGGTGCCGGAGGTGCTCGCCCAGCTCGCCGCGCGCGGCCTGGGCGCCGCCATCCTGCCCGGCGCGTTCGCCGAGGCCCGGTCGGACGTGCTGCGCGTGCTGCCGATCACCCGCCCGTCGCTGCGCGGCCGGCTCGCCTTCGCGTGGCGAGCGGAGGGCCCGGTCAGCCCGGCGGCCCGTGTGCTGGTGGCCCGGGCGCGGAAGATGCTCGGCGGAGCGTGA
- a CDS encoding GNAT family N-acetyltransferase has translation MIEILALTPDDWRLWRRLRLDALTEAPYAFGSRLADWQGDGDREERWRGRLSVPGSYNLLALADGDHVGMAGGIPAPHGHAELISLWVAPAARGLGVGDALIRAVERWAADNGAPTLRLAVAPDNTAALALYARHAFTPTAEPGDLLPDGRRELILAKPL, from the coding sequence ATGATCGAAATCCTTGCCCTCACCCCCGACGACTGGCGGCTGTGGCGCCGCCTGCGGCTCGACGCGCTCACCGAGGCCCCGTACGCGTTCGGCTCCCGGCTCGCCGACTGGCAGGGTGACGGCGACCGCGAGGAACGCTGGCGCGGCCGGCTGTCCGTCCCCGGCTCGTACAACCTCCTCGCCCTGGCCGACGGCGACCACGTCGGCATGGCCGGCGGCATCCCCGCGCCGCACGGCCACGCCGAGCTGATCTCGCTCTGGGTGGCCCCGGCCGCCCGCGGCCTCGGTGTCGGCGACGCGCTGATACGTGCGGTGGAGCGCTGGGCGGCCGACAACGGCGCCCCCACGCTGCGCCTCGCGGTCGCCCCGGACAACACCGCGGCCCTCGCCCTCTACGCCCGGCACGCCTTCACCCCCACCGCCGAGCCCGGCGACCTCCTCCCCGACGGCCGCCGCGAGCTGATCCTCGCCAAGCCGCTGTAA
- a CDS encoding flavin monoamine oxidase family protein, translating into MNAHSPRPLGRRGFIGATAALAAGAATGTGLATGPDLAWAARTAERAGDLGVDLARKLLLVGAGGEDLKLRYLDTLIDHGLPKTTKPKKVLVVGAGIAGLTAAMLLRDAGHHVVVLEANANRTGGRIKTFRGVFSDRALHAEAGAMRLPDFHPLVLALADKLGIRRRLFYNADVAPGALGTGRTPPVVYHSFTGRTWTNGAPTDFQAPTATGRTLIQVNGVRVTRGGYAAAPGAVNRSFGAAVDTTMSAAVDQALAPVTVPSTWPIEKQIAAWAKVIHDFDDYSTHRYLVEHAGWDLARVQAAGTLENLTSRLHYSLIPALMDRAIINPGSRYWELADGTAALTDALTARLRGAIRYDRRMTRLVQTAGGVRIETTAESGGEESCDGAPIPPTETFEADYAIVTAPFSAVRFCQFEPALSYPKRRAVTELHYDSATKVLLEFKRRFWERGAGGFTGGGCVSDSPNRFTYFPSAVEGSPGGVVLASYTWSDDAMRWDSLTPGERYAFALDNLERMFGRVVRDEFTGHGATQSWTRARYALGEAVIFTPGQLHEHHPATRTVEGRVHFAGEHTSLKPAWIEGALESAVRVGLEVHGR; encoded by the coding sequence GTGAACGCTCATTCTCCACGCCCTCTCGGGCGCCGCGGATTCATAGGCGCCACCGCCGCCCTGGCCGCCGGAGCCGCCACCGGCACCGGCCTCGCCACCGGTCCCGACCTGGCCTGGGCCGCCCGTACCGCCGAGCGCGCCGGGGACCTCGGCGTCGACCTCGCCCGCAAACTCCTGCTGGTCGGCGCCGGCGGGGAGGACCTCAAACTCCGCTACCTCGACACCCTCATCGACCACGGCCTGCCGAAAACCACCAAGCCCAAGAAGGTGCTCGTGGTCGGCGCCGGAATCGCCGGGCTCACCGCGGCCATGCTGCTGCGCGACGCCGGACACCACGTCGTCGTCCTGGAGGCCAACGCCAACCGCACCGGGGGACGCATCAAGACCTTCCGGGGCGTCTTCTCCGACCGGGCGCTGCACGCCGAGGCCGGCGCCATGCGACTGCCCGACTTCCACCCGCTGGTATTGGCGCTCGCCGACAAACTCGGCATCCGCCGACGGCTGTTCTACAACGCGGACGTGGCACCCGGTGCCCTGGGCACCGGCCGGACGCCGCCGGTCGTCTACCACTCGTTCACCGGCCGCACCTGGACCAACGGCGCACCCACCGACTTCCAGGCGCCCACGGCCACCGGGCGCACCCTCATCCAGGTCAACGGGGTACGGGTGACCCGGGGCGGGTACGCCGCGGCGCCCGGCGCCGTCAACCGTTCCTTCGGCGCCGCCGTGGACACCACCATGTCGGCGGCGGTGGACCAGGCCCTGGCCCCGGTGACCGTCCCGTCGACCTGGCCGATCGAGAAGCAGATCGCCGCCTGGGCCAAGGTGATCCACGACTTCGACGACTACTCCACGCACCGCTACCTCGTCGAGCACGCCGGCTGGGACCTGGCCCGGGTGCAGGCGGCCGGCACCCTGGAGAACCTCACCTCCCGGCTGCACTACTCCCTCATCCCCGCCCTGATGGACCGAGCCATCATCAACCCCGGCTCCCGCTACTGGGAACTGGCCGACGGCACGGCCGCCCTCACCGACGCCCTGACCGCCCGGCTGCGCGGCGCCATCCGCTACGACCGCCGGATGACCAGGCTGGTGCAGACGGCCGGCGGGGTACGGATCGAGACCACCGCGGAGTCCGGCGGCGAGGAATCCTGCGACGGCGCGCCCATCCCGCCCACCGAGACCTTCGAGGCCGACTACGCCATCGTCACGGCGCCCTTCTCGGCCGTCCGCTTCTGCCAGTTCGAGCCGGCGCTCTCCTACCCGAAGCGGCGCGCCGTCACCGAACTGCACTACGACAGCGCGACCAAGGTGCTGCTGGAGTTCAAGCGCCGCTTCTGGGAGCGCGGGGCGGGCGGTTTCACCGGGGGCGGCTGCGTCTCCGACAGCCCCAACCGCTTCACGTACTTCCCCTCCGCCGTGGAGGGTTCCCCGGGCGGTGTCGTCTTGGCCTCCTACACCTGGTCGGACGACGCGATGCGCTGGGACTCCCTCACCCCGGGGGAACGGTACGCGTTCGCGCTCGACAACCTCGAGCGGATGTTCGGCCGCGTGGTGCGGGACGAGTTCACCGGTCACGGCGCCACCCAGTCGTGGACCAGGGCCCGTTACGCGCTCGGCGAGGCGGTGATCTTCACCCCGGGACAGCTCCACGAACACCACCCGGCCACCCGGACCGTGGAGGGCCGGGTGCACTTCGCCGGCGAACACACCAGCCTCAAACCCGCCTGGATCGAGGGCGCGTTGGAGAGCGCGGTCCGCGTCGGCCTCGAAGTGCACGGGCGCTGA